The following DNA comes from Gemella massiliensis.
TAGAAGGATATAGAATTGACGGTCATAAGTTTGAGATTTACGGCTTGTGTCCTAAGTGCCTTGAAAAAAAGGAGAATAAATAATGTACAATGGTATCCTACCAATCTATAAGGAGCGTGGAATGACAAGCCATGATGTGGTTTTTAAAGCAAGAAAAATATTGCAGATGAAAAAGATAGGTCATGCCGGTACATTAGATCCTGAAGTGGATGGAGTTCTTTTATTACTATTAGGCGGTGCAACTAAGGTTAGTGATTATGCTATGAATTTAGGTAAAAGTTACCGTGCGGAAATTTGTTTAGGAGTACAAACAACAACGGAAGATTTAACCGGTGAAATTGTAAAAGAGCAGAAGGTAACCGATGTAAATATAGCGGACATTAAGGAAAAACTTATGACTATGGTTGGCAAAATAGAGCAAATACCACCTATATATTCAGCCGTCAAGGTCAAAGGAAAGAAACTATATGAATATGCACGAATTGGGAAATTTGATGTAAAAATACCAAGCCGAACGGTAAATATTTTCAATATTGATTTTATAGATGGCAGTGAGTATTACAAAGATGGACGATATTATTTTTCACTTGATATTAGTTGTGGAAAAGGAACGTATATAAGAACGATAGCAACACAAATCGGTGCGTTATTAAATATTCCTAGTACAATGAGTAAATTAACAAGGACACGGAGTGGGAAAATAGGTGTTGATGATTGTTTAAAATTATCAGAAGTAGAACTTGCAATAAAAGAAGGGAATTTAATAAAATATTTATTACCAAAAGAATATGCATTGGAAGAATATCAATTTTTAGAACTTCCGATGTGTCGTGCTAAGCAAGTAATGAATGGCTTGCGTTTTAGAAAAGAGCAATTCCCCGATTATGATTTTTCAACGTCTGTGGTATTTACTTATAACAAAGAAGCGATAGCGGTATACTATTTAAAACATAGTGAAGATGAATTGTTATCGGTAAAAACGATATTTCCGAAGATAATAGAGTAGTTAAGAAAGGTAAATTATGGAAATTTTTAATATTTCTAATTTGGGACAAATAAAAAAAGATAATAAAAGAAGAGTGGCAGCGTTAGGTTTTTTTGATGGTGTTCATAAAGCACATAAAAAAATAATAACGGAAATGCTGAAAGAAACAGATATAATTCCGATAGTAATAACACTTGACAAAAGTCCAAAGGAGTATTTTGGTCATACAAGTGTTGAATGTTTAACACCGCTTGAGAAAAAATCAGAAATATTTGAAGCACTTGGAGTACAAGAAGTGTACTATTTAAGTTTTAATAAACAACTACAAACATTAAGTGCAGAAAGCTATATTGATAAAGTATTAAAACAATTAAACGTGGAGAAAATATTTTGCGGTTATGATTATAAGTTTGGATATAAAGGAGCAGGGACGCCGAAATTAATGGTTGACTATGGTGATATAGAGGTAAATATTTTAGAAGAAGAGATGATTGGAGATAGAAAAATATCAACAACAGTACTAAGAGAATTTGTGGAAAGTGCAAATTTTACCGGGTATTATGATTTTACCGGTAGATATTACTCAATATCCGGAGTAGTAGTGAAGGGACGTCAACTAGGAAGAACTATAAATTTTCCGACAGCAAATTTAAAAATGGAATCTTCGTATTTGCTTCCGAAAACTAATGGTGTTTATATTACCAAAACGAAAGTAAGGGATAAAATATATAAATCAATTACCAATATCGGTTATAACCCGACAGTGTCGGAAGTTAAAGATAAAAAATTTATAGAAACTCATATTTTAGATTTTGATGCTGAAATTTATGGAGAAATGATAGAGGTTTATTTTTACGATTTTTTAAGAAAAGAACAAAAATTTGAAAGTTTTAATCATTTAAAAAAACAATTACAAAAAGACAAAATGGTTTGTGAGCAAAAAGAAATATAGATTTTATAAAAAATTGTAAAATTATTATCTTTTACTTGAAATAAGTATAAAAATAATGTAGAATAATCAATGTGCCTTAGTCGTGGTATGGAAACACTCCAGATTCTTTACTAGGATTAAGGAAAAAAATAATATATGGAGGAATAAAGAATGGCAGCAATTAGTCAAGAAAAAAAACAAGAAATTATTGCTAAATACCGTACTCATGAATCAGATACCGGTTCTCCGGAAGTGCAAATTGCGGTGTTAACAGCAGAAATTGATGCTTTAACTGAGCATTTGAATACTCATAAAAAAGATCATGCCGGTCGTCGTGGATTGCTAAAAAAAGTTTTCCGTCGTCGTCACTTGTTAGACTATTTAATTAAAAAAGATATTCAAAGATATCGTGAGTTAATTAAATCTTTAGGTTTAAGACGATAGTAAAATTTGAAGGAGTTGTTCTCCTTCAAATTTTTCAAAAAGGTATTGACATAATATTGTATTATTGATATACTATTATAGTGCTTTGTAAGAAGTGAGTTGTCTCAGTAGCTCAGCAGGATAGAGCAACGGCCTTCTAAGCCGTCGGTCAGGGGTTCGAATCCCTTCTGGGACGTAATGAAAATAGAACTTTTGGTTCTATTTTTTTTGGCTGCATAATAAGTATAGAGTATAGTAAACACTCTGTACTTATTATGCAGCCATTATTCATAGTATTGATGATTGTATTCATCTTTTTGTTCTTCAGAATATTCATCTTCTAAATATTCCTCATAAATGGTGGCGTTTATTTTTACAATAATACCGAAGAGAAGTGCATTTGCGATGAGAGAACTACCGCCATAACTTATAAACGGCATACTAATTCCAATAACGGGAATAATACTCAAAGTAGAAAAGATATTTATAAAAAATGAAAAGCAGAAGCTACAAATTGCTAAAAGAATAAAATAGTAACTGTAGTTTCCTTGTTCGCATTTTTTTACAATA
Coding sequences within:
- the truB gene encoding tRNA pseudouridine(55) synthase TruB encodes the protein MYNGILPIYKERGMTSHDVVFKARKILQMKKIGHAGTLDPEVDGVLLLLLGGATKVSDYAMNLGKSYRAEICLGVQTTTEDLTGEIVKEQKVTDVNIADIKEKLMTMVGKIEQIPPIYSAVKVKGKKLYEYARIGKFDVKIPSRTVNIFNIDFIDGSEYYKDGRYYFSLDISCGKGTYIRTIATQIGALLNIPSTMSKLTRTRSGKIGVDDCLKLSEVELAIKEGNLIKYLLPKEYALEEYQFLELPMCRAKQVMNGLRFRKEQFPDYDFSTSVVFTYNKEAIAVYYLKHSEDELLSVKTIFPKIIE
- a CDS encoding bifunctional riboflavin kinase/FAD synthetase yields the protein MEIFNISNLGQIKKDNKRRVAALGFFDGVHKAHKKIITEMLKETDIIPIVITLDKSPKEYFGHTSVECLTPLEKKSEIFEALGVQEVYYLSFNKQLQTLSAESYIDKVLKQLNVEKIFCGYDYKFGYKGAGTPKLMVDYGDIEVNILEEEMIGDRKISTTVLREFVESANFTGYYDFTGRYYSISGVVVKGRQLGRTINFPTANLKMESSYLLPKTNGVYITKTKVRDKIYKSITNIGYNPTVSEVKDKKFIETHILDFDAEIYGEMIEVYFYDFLRKEQKFESFNHLKKQLQKDKMVCEQKEI
- the rpsO gene encoding 30S ribosomal protein S15, whose product is MAAISQEKKQEIIAKYRTHESDTGSPEVQIAVLTAEIDALTEHLNTHKKDHAGRRGLLKKVFRRRHLLDYLIKKDIQRYRELIKSLGLRR